In Mucilaginibacter auburnensis, the genomic stretch AGTGCGCAGTGTTCCTGTTATGGTAATCCCATCTTCAGCTAAAAATTTGGGCTGAACAGGTAAGCGGTTGGCTATAATGTCTTTATAAGCAAATCTGCGATAGCCTTGCGTAAGCATTAATACATCAAGGTCTGCTGCAGTTTTATCATTAGCATTATTGAAGTAGTAGTTGGGTTTTTCTATATATCCTTTTAAGTCTGATGTTAGCAGCAGATAGCTTAAAATAGTTGTTTCAGAGTTTTCATCAAATGGTACTTTAGTTTCGTCGAGCACGGTTACTGAAAGGTCAGCTTCTACAGGTTGTGCGCCATTTTTTGCCATTACACTCATCACCACTTTATCACGCGAGGTGTAAACAGTTTTAGGCGTGGTTAGTGTAAGTGCTAACTGGTCATCAGGTTTATTGACGAACACAAGCCGCTCTGAAAGCGCATCGCCGTTACTGCCCAGTACAGTTATCTTGGTTACGCCTGATGGCATTTTGTTGGGCAAAAGAACAGGATAAGTAGTTGCATCAAGTGGAGCCGTTTGTGCAGCATAAAATATGGCCTGCCCATTTGTTGCCATTAAATAGAACCTTTTGCCTTTGTTTTTTTGAAGAAATGCATCATTACAAAGAAGGTTCATGGTTATGCGTTGATGTGACACGTTGACTATGCTTATGGTCAAATCCTGAGCACTTACTTTTGGTAGATCGTACGTGTTTTTTGAACCGTCGGCAAACGTAACAGTGGCTTTATAGGTTTTTCCTGCAGCAGGAGTGAGGCTAAAAACGCCCATACCCAAATGTTGCGATGTAAAATCAACCACGGTTGCGCCGGTATTGTCAGTAACACTTCCTTTAACATCAATACCCATACCATTGGGTTGAATGGCTTTAAACGCCACTTTCGAAGCAACACCTGTTATCAGATCGCCACCCTCCGGGAAAAACTGAAGGTCAATTGAAGCACCGGTATTTTTTAAGGAAAATTGATTAGTTACTTCTTTAGAGTTCGCATCAATGTCAGTGATGAGCTTACTCGTAGCCAGATCTGTTAACTTATTGGTGTTAAAAGCTACTCTGATGTTTCCGTTGGCATCGGTAGTTTCTTTGCCTTTTGATAGCACCTCGTCATCTTTGGTTTGTACCTTCCAATTAACCTTTTTTCCTGCTATGGCGCTACCATCCGGATTACGATAGGTAATGACTGCCTGTACTTTAGCAGCGTTATTTTGTGTTGATGATGTTAGTGAAATATTGGTTTGTACGTTTTTATTAATGGCATCGCCTATGCTTATTGTCTTGTCAAAAAAGTAGGCTGCATCAAAGTTTCGCATCCATTTAGTATAAGCGCGTATTTGGTAATTACCCTGTTGATACCTTGCTTTTGTTATAGCTATATTGCCAAAAGCAACCCCTTTTGTGGCTGCCAGTTTAAGCTTTTGTACAATGGTATCCTGATGGATAACATCTACATAAACAACATTACTAAGAGTAGAGGGAACTCTTTGTTTCAATTCGCCATAACTATCGGCAGTTACATAAGCTTTAAGCCAAACAGTGTCGCCAACTGCATAATAAGGTTTGTCAAAATGCAGGTACACTTTTTCAATTGGAAACTGTGTGTTGTAATCGGCCGTTTTTTGAGCGATCGTAACTAACGGAATGGAATCGGTTTGTGAAAAGGCCGATGTTGCGACCAATAAAAACAATGACAGTAAAAAGGTAAATCTCTTAAGGCTCATTTGAAATTGATTTTTCGAATGTTGGCTAATATAGGCAAGTTACACCGGGCATGGCATTTAAACATGCTATTTTAACATTTTTTTAGCATTTATAGTATTTGGAGCGCTATAACTTTTCTTTAAATAATAATTTACAGTTTGCTGTTAAAATAACAAGGCAGAACCCTTATCAGAATTCTGCCTTGTAAAATTTCAGGTTGTGGTATTTTTTACCAGCCGCTTCCTTTTTTAGCGGCACCACTGCTAATATGGCCTTCGGCAGTTGCTTTGCTCATAATAGCAGCCATTTTGTTTCCTTGACCATCGGTACCGGTTGCAATGTATCTGCCAGATTTTACATCGATAACAGGATCAACCATCGGTACATTTTTAGTTTTTGTCTTCACTGAATAGGCGGTAATGCCGCCACTTTTAGGTGTTGCCATGATAAGTTCTTAAATGTTTTAAAATTTTTTAACTCTGTTAGGTAATAATTGTTTGTACAAACATAATGTATTGTTATTAACATGTACAATGGGTTAACTAAAAGTTATTCCTGAAAATGTTAGAAACGCGCTTTTTTTGATGTTTTTTTGCATTATGTGGAAAACTTATTGCCCATTAACGCAAAAATGTGTTTGCAGATATACTCAATTTAACCGTTGTGATGTAAGTTTTATAGCATAAAAAGCATTAAATAAGGTTATACATTTTTATATTAAAAGAAAAAAGCCGCTTACAAACGTAAACGGCTTTTAATAAATATCACTACTGTATTTACTCTTTTTCAACAACTACTGCTGTACCATAAGCCAATACCTCGGTAACTCCCTGCATTATTTCGTTTGCATCATAACGCATAGCTATAATTGCATTTGCTCCCATAACCCTTGCGTGCTCAATCAGCAATTGATAAGCTTCCTGCCTGGTGTTTTCGCAAAGCTCAACATAAATTGAAAGTCTGCCACCAAATAAAGATTGAAAACCACCTGCTATATTACCAAGCGCGCTGCGGCTACGTACAGTAACACCGCGTACAACGCCTAATTGCTTAACAATTTTATAGCCATCTAATGAGTTGGCCGTGGTAACTAATGAAGTA encodes the following:
- a CDS encoding YbjQ family protein is translated as MDTSLVTTANSLDGYKIVKQLGVVRGVTVRSRSALGNIAGGFQSLFGGRLSIYVELCENTRQEAYQLLIEHARVMGANAIIAMRYDANEIMQGVTEVLAYGTAVVVEKE